A stretch of Mobula birostris isolate sMobBir1 chromosome 2, sMobBir1.hap1, whole genome shotgun sequence DNA encodes these proteins:
- the prpf3 gene encoding U4/U6 small nuclear ribonucleoprotein Prp3 isoform X3: MSLSLTKRDLDELKPWVEKTVKRVLGFSEQTVVTAALNCVGKGMDKKKTVEHLKPFLDDSTVRFVDKLFEAVEEGRNSRHSKSSSEKHRKRELKEVFGEDSEVTRELSAKRKRIPRFEEVEENEIIPGPPTESPGMLTKIQIKQMMEAATKQIEERKRQLSLITPSFPQRVSAPALSADLPPMGQTIQPSQAASFMNDAIEKAKKAAELQARIQTQLSLKPGLLQSTNLVGLANLHAMGIAPPKVESKEHLKPTPLILDDQGRTVDATGKEVELTHRMPTLKANIRAVKREQFKQLLLKEKPSDDLESNNFYDPRVAMVPAQRQKRLFRFHERGKFEKIAQRIRTKAQLEKLQTEIAQAAKKTGIQASTKLALIAPKKELREGDVPEIEWWDSYIIHSGVELTAENLASEHTFHGITNLVEHPTQISPPVDTDKPVTLGVYLTKKEQKKLRRQTRREGLKELQEKIRLGLVPPPEPKVRISNLMRVLGTEAVQDPTKVEAHVRAQMAKRLKAHQDANSARKLTADQRREKKMKKLKEDLSQGAHIAVYRIRNLSNSAKKFKVETNAAQLYLTGTVVLHKDVNVVVVEGGPKAQKKFKRLMLHRIKWSEQTASSRDDDEEGSDDDAVKRVNKCVLVWEGTAKERSFGEMKFKQCPTESMAREHFKKHGVEQYWDLAISESVLEVTED; the protein is encoded by the exons ATGTCGCTCTCACTGACCAAGCGGGATCTGGATGAGCTGAAGCCATGGGTGGAGAAGACCGTGAAGAGGGTGCTGGGCTTCTCGGAGCAGACGGTGGTGACTGCTGCCCTCAACTGCGTAGGCAAGGGGATGGACAAGAAGAAAACCGTGG AGCACCTGAAGCCGTTCCTGGATGATTCAACAGTGCGGTTCGTGGACAAGCTGTTCGAGGCAGTGGAGGAAGGCCGTAACTCCAGGCACTCCAAATCCAGCAGCGAGAAACACAGGAAGCGGGAACTGAAG GAAGTCTTCGGCGAAGACTCGGAAGTCACCCGGGAATTGTCGGCCAAGAGGAAACGGATCCCGAGGTTCGAGGAGGTGGAGGAGAACGAAATCATCCCAGGTCCCCCCACTGAGAGCCCTGGGATGCTCACAAAGATTCAG ATCAAGCAGATGATGGAAGCTGCAACGAAACAGATTGAGGAGCGGAAGAGGCAGCTGAGTCTGATTACTCCCTCCTTTCCTCAG CGGGTCTCGGCTCCAGCCCTCTCGGCCGACCTCCCCCCAATGGGGCAGACTATTCAGCCGTCCCAGGCTGCCTCGTTCATGAACGACGCCATCGAGAAGGCGAAGAAGGCGGCGGAACTGCAGGCACGCATCCAGACGCAGCTCTCGCTGAAGCCCGGCCTGCTGCAGAGCACCAACCTGGTGGGACTGGCCAACCTGCACGCCATGGGCATCGCCCCTCC GAAGGTGGAGTCGAAGGAGCACCTGAAGCCGACGCCGCTGATCCTGGATGACCAGGGCCGGACGGTGGACGCCACGGGCAAGGAGGTGGAGCTGACGCACCGCATGCCCACGTTGAAGGCCAACATCCGGGCGGTGAAGCGGGAGCAGTTCAAACAGCTACTGCTGAAGGAGAAGCCTTCCGACGACCTGGAGTCCAACAACTTCTACGATCCCCGTGTGGCCATGGTGCCCGCCCAGCGGCAGAAGAGGCTCTTCCGGTTCCATGAGAGGGGCAAGTTCGAGAAGATCGCCCAGCGGATACGGACAAAG GCTCAGCTGGAGAAACTACAGACCGAGATCGCCCAGGCAGCCAAGAAGACAGGGATCCAGGCGTCGACCAAGCTGGCCCTGATCGCCCCCAAGAAGGAGCTGAGGGAAGGCGACGTGCCGGAGATCGAGTGGTGGGACTCGTACATCATCCACAGTGGTGTTGAACT GACTGCAGAGAACTTGGCCAGCGAACACACCTTTCATGGAATCACTAACCTCGTGGAGCATCCGACCCAGATCAGCCCTCCAG TCGACACCGACAAGCCTGTAACCCTTGGGGTCTACCTGACCAAGAAGGAGCAGAAGAAATTACGGCGGCAGACCCGGAGGGAGGGGCTGAAGGAGCTACAGGAGAAGATCCGATTGGGGCTGGTACCTCCTCCCGAGCCGAAGG TGCGAATCTCCAACCTGATGCGAGTACTCGGTACAGAGGCTGTGCAGGACCCCACCAAGGTCGAGGCGCATGTCAGGGCCCAGATGGCCAAGAGGCTGAA GGCTCACCAGGATGCCAACAGCGCCCGGAAACTGACAGCAGACCAGCGACGCGAGAAGAAGATGAAGAAACTGAAGGAGGACCTGTCCCAGGGGGCCCACATCGCCGTCTACCG GATCCGAAACCTGAGCAACTCTGCCAAGAAGTTCAAAGTCGAGACGAATGCAGCACAGCTGTACCTCACGGGGACGGTAGTCCTGCACAAGGATGTCAacgtggtggtggtggagggag GTCCGAAAGCACAGAAGAAGTTCAAGCGTCTGATGCTGCACCGTATAAAGTGGTCGGAGCAGACAGCCAGTTCCCGTGATGATG acgaGGAAGGGTCTGATGACGATGCGGTGAAGAGGGTGAACAAGTGTGTGCTGGTCTGGGAG GGAACGGCGAAGGAGAGGAGCTTTGGGGAGATGAAGTTTAAACAGTGCCCCACAGAGAGCATGGCACGCGAGCACTTC
- the prpf3 gene encoding U4/U6 small nuclear ribonucleoprotein Prp3 isoform X1 — MDNYNEMSLSLTKRDLDELKPWVEKTVKRVLGFSEQTVVTAALNCVGKGMDKKKTVEHLKPFLDDSTVRFVDKLFEAVEEGRNSRHSKSSSEKHRKRELKEVFGEDSEVTRELSAKRKRIPRFEEVEENEIIPGPPTESPGMLTKIQIKQMMEAATKQIEERKRQLSLITPSFPQRVSAPALSADLPPMGQTIQPSQAASFMNDAIEKAKKAAELQARIQTQLSLKPGLLQSTNLVGLANLHAMGIAPPKVESKEHLKPTPLILDDQGRTVDATGKEVELTHRMPTLKANIRAVKREQFKQLLLKEKPSDDLESNNFYDPRVAMVPAQRQKRLFRFHERGKFEKIAQRIRTKAQLEKLQTEIAQAAKKTGIQASTKLALIAPKKELREGDVPEIEWWDSYIIHSGVELTAENLASEHTFHGITNLVEHPTQISPPVDTDKPVTLGVYLTKKEQKKLRRQTRREGLKELQEKIRLGLVPPPEPKVRISNLMRVLGTEAVQDPTKVEAHVRAQMAKRLKAHQDANSARKLTADQRREKKMKKLKEDLSQGAHIAVYRIRNLSNSAKKFKVETNAAQLYLTGTVVLHKDVNVVVVEGGPKAQKKFKRLMLHRIKWSEQTASSRDDDEEGSDDDAVKRVNKCVLVWEGTAKERSFGEMKFKQCPTESMAREHFKKHGVEQYWDLAISESVLEVTED, encoded by the exons AGATGTCGCTCTCACTGACCAAGCGGGATCTGGATGAGCTGAAGCCATGGGTGGAGAAGACCGTGAAGAGGGTGCTGGGCTTCTCGGAGCAGACGGTGGTGACTGCTGCCCTCAACTGCGTAGGCAAGGGGATGGACAAGAAGAAAACCGTGG AGCACCTGAAGCCGTTCCTGGATGATTCAACAGTGCGGTTCGTGGACAAGCTGTTCGAGGCAGTGGAGGAAGGCCGTAACTCCAGGCACTCCAAATCCAGCAGCGAGAAACACAGGAAGCGGGAACTGAAG GAAGTCTTCGGCGAAGACTCGGAAGTCACCCGGGAATTGTCGGCCAAGAGGAAACGGATCCCGAGGTTCGAGGAGGTGGAGGAGAACGAAATCATCCCAGGTCCCCCCACTGAGAGCCCTGGGATGCTCACAAAGATTCAG ATCAAGCAGATGATGGAAGCTGCAACGAAACAGATTGAGGAGCGGAAGAGGCAGCTGAGTCTGATTACTCCCTCCTTTCCTCAG CGGGTCTCGGCTCCAGCCCTCTCGGCCGACCTCCCCCCAATGGGGCAGACTATTCAGCCGTCCCAGGCTGCCTCGTTCATGAACGACGCCATCGAGAAGGCGAAGAAGGCGGCGGAACTGCAGGCACGCATCCAGACGCAGCTCTCGCTGAAGCCCGGCCTGCTGCAGAGCACCAACCTGGTGGGACTGGCCAACCTGCACGCCATGGGCATCGCCCCTCC GAAGGTGGAGTCGAAGGAGCACCTGAAGCCGACGCCGCTGATCCTGGATGACCAGGGCCGGACGGTGGACGCCACGGGCAAGGAGGTGGAGCTGACGCACCGCATGCCCACGTTGAAGGCCAACATCCGGGCGGTGAAGCGGGAGCAGTTCAAACAGCTACTGCTGAAGGAGAAGCCTTCCGACGACCTGGAGTCCAACAACTTCTACGATCCCCGTGTGGCCATGGTGCCCGCCCAGCGGCAGAAGAGGCTCTTCCGGTTCCATGAGAGGGGCAAGTTCGAGAAGATCGCCCAGCGGATACGGACAAAG GCTCAGCTGGAGAAACTACAGACCGAGATCGCCCAGGCAGCCAAGAAGACAGGGATCCAGGCGTCGACCAAGCTGGCCCTGATCGCCCCCAAGAAGGAGCTGAGGGAAGGCGACGTGCCGGAGATCGAGTGGTGGGACTCGTACATCATCCACAGTGGTGTTGAACT GACTGCAGAGAACTTGGCCAGCGAACACACCTTTCATGGAATCACTAACCTCGTGGAGCATCCGACCCAGATCAGCCCTCCAG TCGACACCGACAAGCCTGTAACCCTTGGGGTCTACCTGACCAAGAAGGAGCAGAAGAAATTACGGCGGCAGACCCGGAGGGAGGGGCTGAAGGAGCTACAGGAGAAGATCCGATTGGGGCTGGTACCTCCTCCCGAGCCGAAGG TGCGAATCTCCAACCTGATGCGAGTACTCGGTACAGAGGCTGTGCAGGACCCCACCAAGGTCGAGGCGCATGTCAGGGCCCAGATGGCCAAGAGGCTGAA GGCTCACCAGGATGCCAACAGCGCCCGGAAACTGACAGCAGACCAGCGACGCGAGAAGAAGATGAAGAAACTGAAGGAGGACCTGTCCCAGGGGGCCCACATCGCCGTCTACCG GATCCGAAACCTGAGCAACTCTGCCAAGAAGTTCAAAGTCGAGACGAATGCAGCACAGCTGTACCTCACGGGGACGGTAGTCCTGCACAAGGATGTCAacgtggtggtggtggagggag GTCCGAAAGCACAGAAGAAGTTCAAGCGTCTGATGCTGCACCGTATAAAGTGGTCGGAGCAGACAGCCAGTTCCCGTGATGATG acgaGGAAGGGTCTGATGACGATGCGGTGAAGAGGGTGAACAAGTGTGTGCTGGTCTGGGAG GGAACGGCGAAGGAGAGGAGCTTTGGGGAGATGAAGTTTAAACAGTGCCCCACAGAGAGCATGGCACGCGAGCACTTC
- the prpf3 gene encoding U4/U6 small nuclear ribonucleoprotein Prp3 isoform X2: MDNYNEMSLSLTKRDLDELKPWVEKTVKRVLGFSEQTVVTAALNCVGKGMDKKKTVEHLKPFLDDSTVRFVDKLFEAVEEGRNSRHSKSSSEKHRKRELKEVFGEDSEVTRELSAKRKRIPRFEEVEENEIIPGPPTESPGMLTKIQIKQMMEAATKQIEERKRQLSLITPSFPQRVSAPALSADLPPMGQTIQPSQAASFMNDAIEKAKKAAELQARIQTQLSLKPGLLQSTNLVGLANLHAMGIAPPKVESKEHLKPTPLILDDQGRTVDATGKEVELTHRMPTLKANIRAVKREQFKQLLLKEKPSDDLESNNFYDPRVAMVPAQRQKRLFRFHERGKFEKIAQRIRTKAQLEKLQTEIAQAAKKTGIQASTKLALIAPKKELREGDVPEIEWWDSYIIHSGVELTAENLASEHTFHGITNLVEHPTQISPPVDTDKPVTLGVYLTKKEQKKLRRQTRREGLKELQEKIRLGLVPPPEPKVRISNLMRVLGTEAVQDPTKVEAHVRAQMAKRLKAHQDANSARKLTADQRREKKMKKLKEDLSQGAHIAVYRIRNLSNSAKKFKVETNAAQLYLTGTVVLHKDVNVVVVEGGPKAQKKFKRLMLHRIKWSEQTASSRDDDEEGSDDDAVKRVNKCVLVWEMLRRWEVLYYWCGHSLYLQSQPRQHQEPVIKKEPFSVKSLEKQFC, encoded by the exons AGATGTCGCTCTCACTGACCAAGCGGGATCTGGATGAGCTGAAGCCATGGGTGGAGAAGACCGTGAAGAGGGTGCTGGGCTTCTCGGAGCAGACGGTGGTGACTGCTGCCCTCAACTGCGTAGGCAAGGGGATGGACAAGAAGAAAACCGTGG AGCACCTGAAGCCGTTCCTGGATGATTCAACAGTGCGGTTCGTGGACAAGCTGTTCGAGGCAGTGGAGGAAGGCCGTAACTCCAGGCACTCCAAATCCAGCAGCGAGAAACACAGGAAGCGGGAACTGAAG GAAGTCTTCGGCGAAGACTCGGAAGTCACCCGGGAATTGTCGGCCAAGAGGAAACGGATCCCGAGGTTCGAGGAGGTGGAGGAGAACGAAATCATCCCAGGTCCCCCCACTGAGAGCCCTGGGATGCTCACAAAGATTCAG ATCAAGCAGATGATGGAAGCTGCAACGAAACAGATTGAGGAGCGGAAGAGGCAGCTGAGTCTGATTACTCCCTCCTTTCCTCAG CGGGTCTCGGCTCCAGCCCTCTCGGCCGACCTCCCCCCAATGGGGCAGACTATTCAGCCGTCCCAGGCTGCCTCGTTCATGAACGACGCCATCGAGAAGGCGAAGAAGGCGGCGGAACTGCAGGCACGCATCCAGACGCAGCTCTCGCTGAAGCCCGGCCTGCTGCAGAGCACCAACCTGGTGGGACTGGCCAACCTGCACGCCATGGGCATCGCCCCTCC GAAGGTGGAGTCGAAGGAGCACCTGAAGCCGACGCCGCTGATCCTGGATGACCAGGGCCGGACGGTGGACGCCACGGGCAAGGAGGTGGAGCTGACGCACCGCATGCCCACGTTGAAGGCCAACATCCGGGCGGTGAAGCGGGAGCAGTTCAAACAGCTACTGCTGAAGGAGAAGCCTTCCGACGACCTGGAGTCCAACAACTTCTACGATCCCCGTGTGGCCATGGTGCCCGCCCAGCGGCAGAAGAGGCTCTTCCGGTTCCATGAGAGGGGCAAGTTCGAGAAGATCGCCCAGCGGATACGGACAAAG GCTCAGCTGGAGAAACTACAGACCGAGATCGCCCAGGCAGCCAAGAAGACAGGGATCCAGGCGTCGACCAAGCTGGCCCTGATCGCCCCCAAGAAGGAGCTGAGGGAAGGCGACGTGCCGGAGATCGAGTGGTGGGACTCGTACATCATCCACAGTGGTGTTGAACT GACTGCAGAGAACTTGGCCAGCGAACACACCTTTCATGGAATCACTAACCTCGTGGAGCATCCGACCCAGATCAGCCCTCCAG TCGACACCGACAAGCCTGTAACCCTTGGGGTCTACCTGACCAAGAAGGAGCAGAAGAAATTACGGCGGCAGACCCGGAGGGAGGGGCTGAAGGAGCTACAGGAGAAGATCCGATTGGGGCTGGTACCTCCTCCCGAGCCGAAGG TGCGAATCTCCAACCTGATGCGAGTACTCGGTACAGAGGCTGTGCAGGACCCCACCAAGGTCGAGGCGCATGTCAGGGCCCAGATGGCCAAGAGGCTGAA GGCTCACCAGGATGCCAACAGCGCCCGGAAACTGACAGCAGACCAGCGACGCGAGAAGAAGATGAAGAAACTGAAGGAGGACCTGTCCCAGGGGGCCCACATCGCCGTCTACCG GATCCGAAACCTGAGCAACTCTGCCAAGAAGTTCAAAGTCGAGACGAATGCAGCACAGCTGTACCTCACGGGGACGGTAGTCCTGCACAAGGATGTCAacgtggtggtggtggagggag GTCCGAAAGCACAGAAGAAGTTCAAGCGTCTGATGCTGCACCGTATAAAGTGGTCGGAGCAGACAGCCAGTTCCCGTGATGATG acgaGGAAGGGTCTGATGACGATGCGGTGAAGAGGGTGAACAAGTGTGTGCTGGTCTGGGAG